In one Heteronotia binoei isolate CCM8104 ecotype False Entrance Well chromosome 1, APGP_CSIRO_Hbin_v1, whole genome shotgun sequence genomic region, the following are encoded:
- the PNOC gene encoding prepronociceptin: MRILLWGVWLFSLLAYALSDCRRDCLNCHRHLYSHQNDFSLLICVMECEGKLFSSTTWGFCSKATGKASLPLGLDSLEESANQPLEMWDGSLFRGRGNIKHLGDLTRMVDLSKAEDAKQVSKVSSLIRQPEAEEGASDGSQTPLGDLQDQLEIPKRLGGFLSGPFGYGEMAEPAVQELQKRFGGFIGVRKSARKWHNQKRFSQFLKQYLGMSPRSVEYDGFDDDLKEQNEI, encoded by the exons ATGAGGATCCTACTATGGGGTGTCTGGTTGTTCAGCCTGCTTGCCTATGCTCTCAGCGACTGCCGGAGAGATTGCCTGAATTGCCACAGACACTTGTACAGCCATCAGAATGACTTCAGTCTTCTT ATCTGCGTCATGGAATGTGAAGGGAAGCTCTTTTCTAGCACCACCTGGGGATTCTGCAGCAAAGCAACCGGAAAGGCCTCCTTGCCGCTGGGTCTCGATAGTCTAGAGGAATCTGCTAATCAGCCCTTGGAGATGTGGGATGGCAGTCTGTTCAGAGGCAGAGGCAACATCAAACACCTGGGTGACCTGACTAGAATGGTGGATCTCAGCAAAGCGGAAGACGCGAAGCAGGTTTCCAAAGTGAGCAGTCTCATCCGCCAACCGGAGGCAGAAGAAGGTGCCAGCGATGGAAGCCAAACACCCCTGGGGGACTTACAAGACCAGCTTGAGATTCCCAAGAGGTTGGGTGGTTTTCTGAGTGGACCGTTTGGTTATGGAGAGATGGCAGAACCTGCCGTGCAAGAGCTTCAGAAACGGTTTGGAGGCTTCATCGGCGTCCGAAAGTCAGCCCGGAAGTGGCATAACCAGAAAAGGTTCAGTCAGTTCCTCAAGCAGTACCTTGGGATGTCCCCACGATCTGTTGAATATGATGGCTTTGACGATGACCTGAAGGAACAGAACGAGATCTAG